A region from the Biomphalaria glabrata chromosome 14, xgBioGlab47.1, whole genome shotgun sequence genome encodes:
- the LOC106071837 gene encoding tetraspanin-3-like isoform X1, translated as MSAGETCSKIIVVTINLIFLLFGLAALVAGIVFKVGGAWSTVSDFLKIADENSEIKNAGEALALGAIIFGSIIVVIAITGCIGACCKVKCLLVLYGIVVIIILLAEIAVVIVVGVKSSDVENKTDEALLKTLVNYKENSTDDISRAWSIVFKEFKCCGVKGNVDFRNYTSTFYANERPAQYKGSIYYVPITCCSKFNFEAKKSLSSSDFDTNKNCLTAPNSEAYDKGCVKSIINSVLDHKWAFIGVGIAIFFIEILVILLAFCLCCRSDKDHLV; from the exons atgtCTGCGGGTGAAACATGTTCGAAGATTATTGTGGTGACCATTAACCTTATTTTTCTG CTTTTTGGTCTCGCGGCCTTGGTGGCAGGAATCGTTTTCAAGGTCGGAGGAGCCTGGAGTACGGTCAGCGATTTCCTAAAGATTGCAGACGAGAACTCAGAGATCAAAAACGCTGGTGAAGCTCTTGCTCTTGGTGCCATCATTTTCGGCTCTATCATTGTGGTCATCGCCATCACCGGCTGCATCGGAGCCTGCTGCAAAGTCAAGTGCCTCCTGGTCCTG tATGGTATAGTAGTCATCATCATACTCCTTGCAGAGATTGCGGTCGTCATTGTGGTCGGCGTCAAGTCGTCAGAT gTTGAAAACAAAACTGATGAAGCCTTATTAAAGACACTCgtcaattataaagaaaacagCACTGACGATATTTCAAGGGCATGGAGCATTGTCTTTAAAGAG tttaaATGCTGTGGCGTGAAAGGGAACGTCGATTTCCGTAACTACACCTCAACATTCTATGCTAATGAAAGACCAGCACAGTATAAAGGCTCCATCTACTATGTTCCAATCACCTGCTGCTCAAAGTTCAACTTCGAAGCAAAGAAATCCTTATCTTCATCTGACTTCGATACCAACAAAAACTGTTTGACTGCACCAAACAGTGAGGCATATGACAAG GGCTGTGTGAAGAGTATCATCAACTCAGTTCTGGACCACAAGTGGGCTTTCATTGGTGTCGGCATTGCCATCTTTTTCATTGAG ATATTGGTCATTCTTCTGGCCTTCTGCTTATGCTGTCGTTCAGACAAGGACCATCTTGTTTAA
- the LOC106071837 gene encoding 23 kDa integral membrane protein-like isoform X2 — translation MSAGETCSKIIVVTINLIFLLFGLAALVAGIVFKVGGAWSTVSDFLKIADENSEIKNAGEALALGAIIFGSIIVVIAITGCIGACCKVKCLLVLYGIVVIIILLAEIAVVIVVGVKSSDVENKTDEALLKTLVNYKENSTDDISRAWSIVFKEFKCCGVKGNVDFRNYTSTFYANERPAQYKGSIYYVPITCCSKFNFEAKKSLSSSDFDTNKNCLTAPNSEAYDKGCVKSIINSVLDHKWAFIGVGIAIFFIEILVIAMAFYLCSRHD, via the exons atgtCTGCGGGTGAAACATGTTCGAAGATTATTGTGGTGACCATTAACCTTATTTTTCTG CTTTTTGGTCTCGCGGCCTTGGTGGCAGGAATCGTTTTCAAGGTCGGAGGAGCCTGGAGTACGGTCAGCGATTTCCTAAAGATTGCAGACGAGAACTCAGAGATCAAAAACGCTGGTGAAGCTCTTGCTCTTGGTGCCATCATTTTCGGCTCTATCATTGTGGTCATCGCCATCACCGGCTGCATCGGAGCCTGCTGCAAAGTCAAGTGCCTCCTGGTCCTG tATGGTATAGTAGTCATCATCATACTCCTTGCAGAGATTGCGGTCGTCATTGTGGTCGGCGTCAAGTCGTCAGAT gTTGAAAACAAAACTGATGAAGCCTTATTAAAGACACTCgtcaattataaagaaaacagCACTGACGATATTTCAAGGGCATGGAGCATTGTCTTTAAAGAG tttaaATGCTGTGGCGTGAAAGGGAACGTCGATTTCCGTAACTACACCTCAACATTCTATGCTAATGAAAGACCAGCACAGTATAAAGGCTCCATCTACTATGTTCCAATCACCTGCTGCTCAAAGTTCAACTTCGAAGCAAAGAAATCCTTATCTTCATCTGACTTCGATACCAACAAAAACTGTTTGACTGCACCAAACAGTGAGGCATATGACAAG GGCTGTGTGAAGAGTATCATCAACTCAGTTCTGGACCACAAGTGGGCTTTCATTGGTGTCGGCATTGCCATCTTTTTCATTGAG